From the Paenibacillus tianjinensis genome, the window AATACGTTTTTGAAGCCTTCCCGCACATGCCGCAAGAAGGTTTTAAAACTCATAACCATATTCCCCTCTCACTTGGTCTCTGACAATATTACCATTCTCAATCGCCAGCACCCGTTTGCGCATTTTGTTGACAATATCCTTATTGTGGGTAGCCATCACAATCGTTGTGCCGCGAAAATTAATTTCGTCAAGGAGCTGCATAATTCCCCAGGAAGTCTCGGGGTCCAGGTTGCCGGTAGGCTCGTCTGCAATAATGACGGAAGGGTTATTGACAATCGCCCGGGCAATGGCAATCCGCTGCTGTTCTCCGCCTGAGAGCTGAGAGGGCTCACGGTTCGCTTTGCCGCGCAGGCCGACTAATTCGAGCACTTCAGGAACACGTTTCCGGATAACCTTCTTCGGTGCTTCGATCACCTCCATCGCAAAGGCAACATTCTCATAGGCTGTCAGCTTCGGCAGCAGGCGGAAATCCTGGAACACTACGCCGATATTACGCCGGACGTACGGGATTTTACGCGGTTTGAGCTTACCTATGTTGAATCCGCCTACCGAGATCTGTCCTTTCGTCGGCGTTTCTTCTCTATAAATTAATTTCATGAACGTTGATTTCCCTGCGCCGGAGGGTCCGACGACATATACAAACTCGTTACGGTCAATCTTGACGGATATCCCTTGAAGCGCGTGGGTTCCATTGGGATAGGTCTTCCAGACATCCTGCATTTCGATCAAAATTATCACTTCCCGATTCTGACATATTCCGCCGGTCGTTTCGTTTCGACAGCAAACCGCGGAAGCTTCCATAAACTGCACAAATTACCGCAGGCGTATCTATTGTAACAAATCTGTAACTGCTTGAGTACCCGAAAGTTTTACAGGCATCGCACATATAGATATATTACCGGCTCTTGTCCGGCTGTCTCAGAACAGTATTACATTCGCTCCACCGTTGTTAAAATCCTGCCTGCCGGCAGCTTCTGCTTCTATATATCTGCTTCAAAAACTGATCATTGTAGGCTCACTTTATCCGGCGCGCTGCTTGGCAGCGCAAATCCGCCACCCTGAAGGAGTTTTTCAGATGAAAAAAAAACACGCCGCCCTCATCACCGTAATCGGGCTGCTTCTGGCCGGCTCCCTTCTGGCCGGGGGGCTTCATGTATATGGAAACCAGAAAACGATCCCCAAGGGCACCCGGCTCGCAGGCTGGGAGATCGGCGGGATGGACATATCCGAGGTCCGCAGCGGACTGGCTGCCAGGCTAAGCGCTCTGGAGGCTGTCCCGCTGATTCTCAAGGCGGAAGGAAACACTGAGATGACCGTCACCTTGGAGCAGGCTGGAACAACTTATGAGGCAGAGGAATTTCTG encodes:
- the ftsE gene encoding cell division ATP-binding protein FtsE, which gives rise to MIEMQDVWKTYPNGTHALQGISVKIDRNEFVYVVGPSGAGKSTFMKLIYREETPTKGQISVGGFNIGKLKPRKIPYVRRNIGVVFQDFRLLPKLTAYENVAFAMEVIEAPKKVIRKRVPEVLELVGLRGKANREPSQLSGGEQQRIAIARAIVNNPSVIIADEPTGNLDPETSWGIMQLLDEINFRGTTIVMATHNKDIVNKMRKRVLAIENGNIVRDQVRGEYGYEF